One window of Dendropsophus ebraccatus isolate aDenEbr1 chromosome 13, aDenEbr1.pat, whole genome shotgun sequence genomic DNA carries:
- the RNF115 gene encoding E3 ubiquitin-protein ligase RNF115, whose protein sequence is MAEAAAVSQHRFFCHHCKGEVSPKLPEYICPRCDSGFIEEVTEDSSFLDSGGSTIDDNGTTHFAELWDHLDHTMFFPDFRHFLSGSSLDQDNRDGERRHQGHSDIRVTRRPPRQPTTRYRSRVSSRPDRSPAIEGIIQQIFAGVLANPPLPGSPHPFSWSGMLHSNPGDYAWGQSGLDSIVTQLLGQLENTGPPPADKEKISSLPTVTVTQEQVDLGLECPVCKDDYTVSEQVRQLPCNHFFHGDCIVPWLEMHDTCPVCRKSLNGEDSTRQAPGSEASASNSYSGESQAHDRWTF, encoded by the exons GAATATATCTGCCCCCGATGTGACTCTGGTTTTATCGAGGAGGTGACTGAAGACTccag TTTTCTAGACTCCGGAGGAAGCACGATAGACGATAATGGGACGACGCACTTTGCAGAG CTTTGGGACCATTTAGACCACACAATGTTTTTCCCCGATTTCCGACATTTCCTGAGCGGCAGCTCCTTGGACCAAGATAACAGAGATGGCGAGCGACGCCACCAGGGCCACTCCGACATCCGGGTGACCCGCCGCCCCCCGCGACAGCCCACCACAAGGTACCGATCCCGCGTCAGCTCCCGGCCTGACCGCTCGCCGGCCATCGAAGG GATCATCCAGCAGATCTTCGCCGGGGTCCTTGCTAATCCCCCCTTACCTGGGTCTCCCCATCCCTTCTCATG GAGCGGGATGCTTCACTCAAACCCTGGGGACTACGCCTGGGGCCAGAGCGGCCTGGACTCCATAGTCACTCAG CTTTTGGGCCAACTGGAAAACACCGGCCCCCCTCCAGCCGACAAAGAGAAGATCTCCTCCCTGCCGACAGTCACCGTAACTCAGGAGCAAGTGG ATCTGGGTCTGGAATGTCCCGTGTGTAAGGACGACTACACTGTATCCGAGCAGGTCCGACAGCTGCCCTGCAATCACTTCTTCCATGGAGACTGTATTGTGCCTTGGCTGGAGATG CACGATACTTGCCCGGTTTGCCGAAAAAGCTTAAACGGCGAAGACTCAACGCGACAAGCCCCCGGCTCCGAGGCCTCGGCCAGCAACAGCTACAGCGGCGAAAGCCAAGCGCATGACAGATGGACCTTCTGA